One genomic window of Chanos chanos chromosome 13, fChaCha1.1, whole genome shotgun sequence includes the following:
- the LOC115827049 gene encoding myeloid-associated differentiation marker homolog translates to MVNLDLRSLTLPVGIVRICEFVLTSICIGLVASVARENSSYWPWCMFTWCFCCFFTLFILIMEFTRLHDKVPISWDDFTSAFAMLASLMLFAVSVIYPTLFNQSKDGRMIGAATISWVCLALYVVEVWLASRKPGEISGFLSTIPGLLKILETFVACIIFTALDPIRYSKLPGLQWCVAVYSLCFIFALLIILLTIAKLTSVFPFSFDKLAIVYNILALMMYMTAVVLWPLYAFQDNARPTPCNHCTWDDLVVVTFMTVINLIVYSLDTAYSIRLVFLSRE, encoded by the coding sequence ATGGTTAACTTGGATTTGAGATCCTTGACATTACCTGTTGGTATTGTGAGGATCTGTGAGTTTGTCCTTACGAGCATCTGCATCGGCCTGGTGGCATCGGTGGCTCGTGAAAACTCCTCCTACTGGCCCTGGTGTATGTTTACCTGGTGTTTCTGCTGCTTCTTCaccctcttcatcctcatcatgGAGTTCACTCGCCTCCATGACAAAGTGCCCATTTCCTGGGACGATTTCACTTCCGCCTTTGCCATGCTGGCCTCACTGatgttgtttgctgtttctgTCATTTACCCTACCCTTTTCAATCAGTCCAAGGATGGTAGGATGATCGGAGCTGCAACCATCTCCTGGGTGTGTTTGGCACTCTACGTTGTGGAAGTGTGGCTGGCTAGCAGGAAACCTGGGGAGATAAGTGGATTCCTGTCCACCATTCCAGGTCTGCTTAAGATCCTGGAAACCTTTGTGGCCTGCATTATTTTTACTGCTTTAGATCCTATCAGGTATTCAAAGTTGCCTGGGCTTCAATGGTGTGTGGCAGTGTActctttatgttttattttcgctctcctcatcatcctcctcaCCATTGCAAAGTTGACCTCTGTCTTCCCTTTCTCCTTCGACAAACTGGCAATTGTTTACAACATCCTGGCACTAATGATGTACATGACAGCAGTGGTTCTATGGCCACTATACGCCTTTCAGGACAATGCAAGACCCACACCCTGTAATCACTGCACCTGGGATGATCTGGTTGTGGTGACTTTCATGACCGTAATAAACCTCATCGTTTACTCCTTGGACACAGCTTATTCAATCCGCCTGGTCTTCCTCTCCCGAGAGTAG
- the sstr5 gene encoding somatostatin receptor type 5 — translation MNPVTLVLCNVSSFLRDEPPSQPRDPTSCSPEMEVQMFMSYPGDPNQSSTVPMQTDNNNSNVTRAFVASTTKIMSVIYLIVFVLGLIGNTLAIFVVLRYAKMKTVTNMYILNLAVADELYILGLPFQTAHNVLSYWPFGDFLCSVVMWADSISQFTSTFCLTVMSIDRYMAVVHPIRSTKWRRPRTAKIINALVWALSCLLSLPVIIFSDVQEDLNTCNMSWPEPNNLWSTVFILYTSILGFFCPLLVITMCYLLIVIKVKSARARAGLTRRRKSERKVTRMVVIIVVIFVLCWLPFFILNIVNLIITLPETSLIAGIYFLAVILTYVNSCANPLLYGFLSENFKQSFRKVLCVHKANGVRDGDPGQIRATRPSAHDPCFTPRAMDFNGYHQNNQLK, via the exons ATGAACCCCGTCACTCTGGTTCTCTGTAATGTCAGCAGTTTCCTGAGGGACGAGCCCCCATCTCAG CCCAGAGATCCCACCAGCTGCAGTCCAGAAATGGAGGTCCAAATGTTCATGTCATACCCCGGTGACCCAAACCAGTCCTCCACCGTACCGATGCAAACAgacaataataacagtaatgttaCAAGGGCCTTCGTGGCCAGCACTACAAAGATAATGTCTGTGATATACCTCATCGTGTTTGTCCTGGGCCTAATAGGTAACACCCTGGCCATTTTCGTTGTGTTGCGTTACGCCAAGATGAAGACTGTCACCAACATGTACATCCTAAACTTGGCCGTGGCTGACGAACTCTATATCCTTGGGCTTCCCTTTCAAACCGCACACAATGTCCTTTCCTATTGGCCGTTTGGCGATTTCTTGTGCAGTGTGGTGATGTGGGCGGACTCGATCAGTCAGTTCACCAGCACGTTCTGCCTCACTGTTATGAGTATCGATCGTTACATGGCCGTGGTGCATCCCATCCGCAGCACCAAGTGGCGGCGTCCGAGAACGGCCAAGATCATCAACGCCTTAGTGTGGGCTCTGTCGTGCCTGCTCTCGCTGCCAGTCATCATCTTTTCTGACGTACAGGAGGATCTCAACACCTGTAACATGAGCTGGCCTGAGCCCAACAACCTGTGGTCTACAGTTTTTATCCTCTACACGTCCATCCTGGGCTTTTTCTGTCCCCTGCTGGTCATTACCATGTGCTATCTCCTCATCGTGATTAAAGTCAAGTCTGCCAGGGCGCGGGCAGGACTCACCAGACGGCGTAAGTCGGAGAGGAAGGTGACGCGCATGGTGGTGATCATCGTAGTCATCTTTGTGCTGTGCTGGCTACCGTTCTTCATTCTTAACATCGTCAACCTCATTATCACCCTGCCCGAGACCAGCCTCATAGCTGGAATCTACTTCCTGGCGGTCATCTTGACCTACGTAAACAGCTGTGCCAACCCTTTGCTGTACGGCTTCCTCTCTGAGAACTTCAAGCAGAGCTTCCGGAAAGTTCTTTGTGTCCACAAGGCCAACGGGGTCAGAGATGGAGATCCTGGTCAAATTCGCGCGACCAGGCCAAGTGCACATGACCCATGCTTTACCCCAAGAGCCATGGACTTCAATGGATATCACCAGAACAACCAA
- the LOC115826943 gene encoding myeloid-associated differentiation marker-like yields the protein MVTVDTSSLTVPVGILRIVEVVLSCVTFSLVASAGHVNSSYWAWCMFTWCFCCFVTLIIIILELTSLSARAPISWNDFTTAFAMLATLMVLSASVIYSVFISRSASGKNIAAAVISFLCFLAYAVEVSWTRARPGEISGFLATVPGLLKVVETFVACIIFISLGSIGHGAYSSYPGLQWCVAVYSICFIFALIIIILTIGRMLPLLPFPFDKVLTGYNVLAVLMYMTAVVIWPLYSYENNAKRSNDWAVVTAMTCVNLIAYIVDTIYSVRLVFFITPA from the coding sequence ATGGTTACAGTGGATACCAGTTCTCTCACCGTGCCTGTTGGCATCCTTCGGATAGTGGAGGTGGTGCTGTCCTGCGTTACGTTTAGCCTGGTGGCATCTGCTGGACACGTCAACAGCTCCTACTGGGCCTGGTGCATGTTCACAtggtgtttctgttgttttgtgacCCTCATTATCATCATTCTGGAGCTCACCAGCCTCAGCGCTAGAGCACCCATCTCCTGGAATGACTTCACCACTGCTTTCGCTATGTTGGCCACTCTGATGGTGCTGTCCGCCTCTGTGATCTACTCTGTCTTCATCTCCCGCTCTGCCAGTGGCAAAAACATCGCCGCTGCTGTCATTTCCTTCCTGTGTTTCCTGGCGTACGCCGTGGAGGTCAGTTGGACCCGTGCCAGACCTGGAGAGATCAGTGGTTTCCTGGCCACCGTACCAGGTCTGCTGAAGGTTGTGGAAACTTTCGTCGCCTGCATCATCTTCATCTCCCTCGGCTCAATAGGTCATGGCGCTTATTCCTCTTATCCTgggctgcagtggtgtgtggcTGTCTACTCCATATGCTTTATCTTTGCcttaatcatcatcatcttaaCCATAGGCCGGATGCTGCCGCTTCTTCCATTCCCCTTTGACAAGGTTCTCACAGGCTACAATGTTCTGGCTGTACTGATGTACATGACAGCAGTGGTTATATGGCCGCTCTACAGTTATGAAAACAATGCCAAAAGGTCCAATGACTGGGCAGTGGTGACCGCAATGACCTGTGTGAACCTCATAGCCTACATCGTGGATACGATTTACTCTGTCCGTTTGGTCTTTTTTATCACCCCAGCTTAA